A window from Dromaius novaehollandiae isolate bDroNov1 chromosome 1, bDroNov1.hap1, whole genome shotgun sequence encodes these proteins:
- the LOC112995004 gene encoding olfactory receptor 51G2-like produces the protein MFMLNDTQMKPTVFLLTGIPGQEAMNLWISILFFSMYVISMLGNSVILFIIKTDLTLHEPMYIFLSMLALTDLCLSISTMPTILGIFWFNSREISINACFIQLFFIHSLSFIESSVLLSMAFDRYVAICNPLRYASVLTTPRIVRMGLAFMVRGVGLIFPLPFLLKRFQYCRDNVLSHSYCLHQEVMKLACSDITVNSIYGLFVIVSTVGVDSLLILLSYMMILRAVLSIASREERFKALNTCVSHVCAVLLFYTPMIGLSMIHRFGGSSSPLVQILMGYVYLLVPPLMNPIVYSVKTKQIRARIARVFFR, from the coding sequence ATGTTCATGCTCAATGACACGCAGATGAAGCCCACAGTATTCCTGCTCACAGGCATCCCAGGCCAGGAGGCCATGAACCTCTGGATCTCCATCCTGTTCTTCTCCATGTATGTTATTTCCATGCTGGGAAATTCTGTCATCCTGTTTATTATAAAAACAGATCTGACTCTCCACGAGCCCATGTACATCTTTCTTTCCATGCTGGCTCTCACAGACCTTTGCTTATCCATCTCCACCATGCCTACCATTCTGGGTATATTCTGGTTTAACTCCAGAGAGATCAGCATCAATGCCTGCTTCATCCAGCTGTTCTTCATCCACTCGCTTTCTTTCATTGAATCCTCTGTGCTTTTATCAATGGCCTTTGACCGCTACGTCGCCATCTGTAACCCGCTGCGGTATGCATCTGTCTTAACCACTCCTAGAATAGTAAGAATGGGACTAGCATTCATGGTACGAGGTGTGGGTCTGATATTTCCACTCCCCTTCCTCCTTAAAAGGTTTCAGTATTGCCGGGACAATGTTCTCTCCCATTCCTACTGCCTGCACCAGGAGGTCATGAAGCTGGCCTGTTCCGATATCACAGTCAATAGCATCTATGGCTTATTTGTCATCGTCTCTACTGTTGGCGTGGACTCGCTTCTCATCCTGTTATCGTACATGATGATCCTCAGAGCCGTGCTGAGCATTGCCTCCCGGGAGGAGCGTTTCAAGGCCCTCAACACCTGTGTGTCCCATGTCTGTGCCGTTTTGCTGTTCTACACGCCCATGATCGGCTTGTCCATGATACACCGGTTCGGGGGGAGCTCTTCTCCCTTGGTGCAGATTCTCATGGGTTATGTCTACCTgttggtcccacccctgatgaaCCCCATTGTCTACAGTGTGAAAACCAAGCAGATACGAGCCCGCATTGCCAGGGTATTCTTCAGGTGA
- the LOC112995005 gene encoding olfactory receptor 51L1-like, whose product MPTNGSSKPLLFLLTGFPGLENVYPWIAISISLMYFVAICGNGTILAIIQAERSLHKPMYLLLAMLAVTDLCLTATTLPSMLRLFWFNSRAVSFGACATQMFFIHSLSCVESGILLAMAFDRFVAISNPLRYPLILTGSRIAKTGLVMLFRSVLFVLPTPILLRLLRYCRVNTLSHSFCVHQDVMNLACSDRRVNIIYGLFAVLSTFGIDSLLVLLSYVVIVKTVLNIASGEECLRALDTCVSHLCAVLIFYIPLIGLTIVHRFGEHASPLVHILMGFTYVLIPPMLNPIVYSVKITQIRQRILKRLQSRTALCAC is encoded by the coding sequence ATGCCCACTAATGGCAGCTCCAAGCCTTTGCTGTTCCTCCTGACTGGTTTCCCTGGCCTGGAAAATGTTTACCCTTGGATTGCCATTTCTATTAGCCTGATGTATTTTGTGGCTATCTGTGGTAACGGCACCATCTTGGCCATCATACAGGCAGAGCGGAGCCTGCACAAGCCCATGTACTTGTTATTGGCCATGCTGGCTGTGACAGACCTGTGTCTCACCGCCACCACCCTGCCAAGCATGCTCCGCCTATTCTGGTTCAACTCCCGAGCAGTCAGCTTCGGTGCCTGTGCCACTCAGATGTTTTTCATCCACTCCCTGTCCTGCGTGGAGTCCGGCATCCTGCTGGCTATGGCTTtcgaccgctttgttgccatctccAACCCACTCAGATACCCCCTGATCCTGACTGGTTCCAGGATTGCCAAGACGGGGTTGGTGATGCTTTTCAGGAGTGTCCTCTTTGTGCTCCCAACCCCGATCCTCCTCCGGCTGCTGCGGTACTGCAGAGTCAACACCCTCTCCCACTCGTTCTGCGTGCACCAGGACGTGATGAATCTTGCCTGCTCAGACAGGAGAGTCAACATCATCTATGGCCTCTTTGCAGTCCTGTCCACATTTGGCATCGACTCACTGCTCGTTCTCCTTTCCTATGTCGTCATCGTGAAGACAGTCTTGAACATCGCCTCTGGGGAGGAGTGTCTCCGGGCTCTTGACACCTGTGTCTCCCACCTCTGCGCTGTTCTGATCTTCTACATCCCCCTCATAGGACTGACCATTGTCCACCGGTTCGGGGAGCATGCTTCCCCGCTGGTGCACATCCTCATGGGCTTCACCTATGTCCTCATACCCCCCATGCTGAACCCCATTGTGTACAGCGTCAAAATAACCCAGATCCGGCAAAGGATCCTGAAGAGACTGCAGAGCAGGACAGCGCTGTGCGCATGCTGA
- the LOC112995002 gene encoding olfactory receptor 51G2-like → MQLEMQQDTGPSANSSIFPPLTFLLRGIPGLEHNPHWLAAPVCALYLLSALGNGTVLFIILTEPSLHTPMYPLLLMLAMADLGLSTSILPTMLGVFLSSSREVSSDACFSQLFFIHAFSIMESSVILAMAFDRFVAICYPLRYNSILTNARQLQIGLAIAVRATALHIPLPFLLQRLPYHQSSVLSHSCCLYPDVMKLAHVGSRESTYAPFLVLSTMGLDLVLIVLSYAWVLRSVLGLILMKEHVRVLSTCLSHISVVLLFHTPMLALSLVSHLGLPIPAIVHSLLSFLHFLAPPVLNPMLYYMRMKEIREQVAKRLLQAQGTWGRH, encoded by the coding sequence ATGCAGCTGGAGATGCAGCAGGATACTGGTCCCAGTGCCAACAGCAGCATCTTTCCCCCTCTCACTTTTCTCCTGAGGGGCATCCCAGGGCTCGAGCACAACCCACACTGGCTGGCAGCCCCCGTGTGTGCTCTGTACCTCTTGTCTGCTCTGGGGAATGGCACGGTCCTCTTTATCATACTGACAGAGCCCAgtctccacacccccatgtacccACTCCTGCTCATGCTGGCTATGGCGGACCTGGGCCTGTCCACCTCCATCCTGCCAACAATGCTTGGGGTATTCCTGTCTAGCTCCAGAGAGGTCAGCTCTGATGCCTGCTTCTCTCAACTCTTCTTCATTCATGCTTTCTCCATCATGGAGTCCTCCGTGATTCTGGCAATGGCCtttgaccgctttgtggccatctgctaCCCCCTGAGATACAACTCCATCCTGACCAATGCCAGGCAGCTCCAGATCGGCCTTGCGATCGCGGTCCGGGCCACTGCTCTGCACatccccctccctttcctcctccaaaGGCTGCCGTACCACCAGAGCAGTGTCCTGTCCCACTCCTGCTGTCTGTACCCAGATGTGATGAAATTGGCCCATGTTGGCTCCAGGGAGAGCACGTATGCTCCCTTCCTTGTGCTCAGCACCATGGGCCTTGACCTGGTGCTCATCGTCTTGTCCTACGCCTGGGTCCTGAGGAGTGTTTTGGGGCTAATCTTGATGAAGGAACATGTCCGAGTGCTGAGCACGTGTCTCTCCCACATCTCCGTGGTGCTGCTCTTCCACACTCCAATGCTGGCTTTGTCCCTCGTCAGCCACCTGGGCCTTCCTATTCCTGCCATCGTTCACagcctcctttccttcctccacttCCTCGCCCCACCGGTCCTCAACCCCATGCTGTACTACATGAGAATGAAGGAGATACGGGAACAGGTTGCCAAACGGCTTCTGCAGGCGCAGGGGACCTGGGGGAGACACTGA
- the LOC112995007 gene encoding olfactory receptor 51H1-like: protein MSASNKTGFSPLTFILTGIPGLPMSSIGWIAFPLSSLYLLMLLGNCTLLWTIKTDRSLHTPMYYLLSMLAVADLGLSVSTLPSMLAIFWFESTSLHFDVCIIQMYFIHSFSAIESGVLVAMAFDRFSAICYPLQYASVLTSSLIMKAGGVILMRGVCVVLPVAILIKKLPFCRSMLLSHSFCLHQDMLRLACGDVRVNSLYGLTAVILTKGLDSLTILLSYVMIVRAIMNTISHEARAKAFSTCISHLCAVLVFYIPLIGLSIIHRFGKHLHPLTHTLMADAYLLVPPVLNPLVYSWKTKQIRRRILTLLRWRGAQQQV from the coding sequence ATGTCCGCTTCCAATAAGACTGGTTTCAGTCCCCTGACCTTCATCCTCACTGGGATTCCTGGTCTGCCAATGAGTAGCATTGGCTGGATAGCATTCCCTCTCAGCTCCCTGTACCTCCTCATGCTCTTGGGGAACTGCACCTTGCTCTGGACCATAAAGACAGACCGCAGTCTCCACACACCGATGTACTATCTCCTCTCCATGCTGGCCGTGGCAGACCTGGGCCTGTCTGTCTCCACACTGCCCTCCATGCTGGCCATATTCTGGTTTGAGTCCACGTCCCTCCATTTTGATGTGTGCATTATCCAGATGTACTTCATCCACTCCTTCTCCGCCATCGAGTCCGGGGTTCTGGTCGCCATGGCCTTTGACCGCTTCAGCGCTATCTGCTACCCTTTGCAATATGCCTCTGTCTTGACAAGCTCCCTGATCATGAAGGCAGGAGGGGTGATCCTCATGCGGGGTGTCTGTGTGGTGCTCCCAGTGGCTATCCTAATTAAGAAGCTCCCTTTCTGCAGGTCCATGCTCCTGTCACACTCCTTCTGCCTGCACCAGGACATGCTGAGGCTGGCTTGCGGAGATGTCAGGGTCAACAGCTTGTACGGGCTGACTGCAGTGATACTCACCAAGGGCCTCGACTCCCTGACCATCCTCCTGTCTTACGTGATGATCGTCAGGGCCATCATGAACACCATCTCCCATGAAGCCCGAGCCAAAGCCTTTAGTACCTGCATCTCCCACCTCTGTGCTGTCCTGGTCTTCTACATCCCTCTCATTGGCTTGTCCATCATCCACAGGTTTGGGAAGCACCTGCACCCCCTCACTCACACGCTCATGGCCGATGCCTACCTCCTGGTGCCACCTGTCCTGAACCCGCTTGTCTACAGCTGGAAAACCAAGCAGATCCGCAGGCGGATTCTCACCCTGCTCCGTTGGAGAGGGGCCCAACAGCAGGTCTAG